One region of Xylanimonas ulmi genomic DNA includes:
- a CDS encoding DEDD exonuclease domain-containing protein, which produces MRHQDTAAGVGHQPTFEELGTPLRDVTFVVVDLETTGTRAADSQITEIGAVKVRGGQVLGEFQSLVNPGREVPAFVARLTGITTALVATAPAIDLVLPSFLEWAHDCVLVAHNAPFDVGFLKAAASGLGYAWPGFPVVDTVPLARRVVTRDEAPNHKLSTLARLFRAQVTPEHRALADARATVDVLHGLLDRLGAMGVTHLEDLATAADPVPPDVRRKRHLADSLPEAPGVYLFKGPGDEVLYVGTSTNIRRRVRSYFTAAERRRRITEMVRIAQHVTPVVCATPLEAAVRELRLITEHEPRYNRRSKHPERHTWVRLTDEPYPRLSLVRDVRPGAAHIGPFGSRRVAQAAVDALHDALPLRQCSLRLAAVSRAAGSPCALAGMGRCSAPCTAVESPDAAYATVARVAADVLTGDPSPVVQALADRIGRLAAQERFEEAGQVTERLRAYVQGAGRAQRLAPLAACAELVAARPAPAGPGQLPGADGGWELVVVRHARLAATAVTLPGQDPLPVVDALRATAETVDAPVPPAPACHPEEAALVLSWLESPGVRLVHTSAPWSLPVRSALSHADLADVSGEVRQRITTMAPC; this is translated from the coding sequence ATGAGGCACCAGGACACGGCGGCGGGCGTGGGCCACCAGCCCACGTTCGAGGAGCTGGGCACGCCGCTGCGGGACGTCACGTTCGTCGTCGTCGACCTCGAGACCACCGGCACCCGCGCGGCGGACAGCCAGATCACGGAGATCGGGGCCGTCAAGGTCCGCGGTGGGCAGGTGCTCGGCGAGTTCCAGTCGCTCGTGAACCCCGGGCGCGAGGTCCCGGCGTTCGTCGCGCGCCTGACGGGCATCACGACGGCGCTGGTCGCCACGGCGCCCGCGATCGACCTGGTGCTGCCGTCGTTCTTGGAGTGGGCCCACGACTGCGTGCTCGTCGCGCACAACGCGCCGTTCGACGTCGGGTTCCTCAAGGCCGCCGCCTCCGGGCTGGGCTACGCGTGGCCGGGCTTCCCCGTGGTCGACACGGTGCCGCTCGCGCGCCGCGTGGTCACCCGCGACGAGGCGCCCAACCACAAGCTCTCGACGCTCGCGCGCCTCTTCCGCGCGCAGGTCACCCCCGAGCACCGGGCGCTCGCCGACGCGCGCGCCACGGTCGACGTGCTGCACGGCCTGCTCGACCGCCTCGGGGCGATGGGCGTGACCCATCTGGAGGACCTGGCCACGGCCGCCGACCCGGTGCCGCCCGACGTGCGCCGCAAGCGCCACCTGGCCGACTCGCTGCCCGAGGCGCCCGGGGTCTACCTGTTCAAGGGCCCCGGCGACGAGGTGCTGTACGTCGGCACGTCGACCAACATCCGCAGACGCGTGCGCAGCTACTTCACCGCGGCGGAGCGGCGGCGGCGCATCACCGAGATGGTCCGCATCGCCCAGCACGTCACCCCGGTGGTGTGCGCGACGCCGCTCGAGGCGGCCGTCCGCGAGCTGCGGCTGATCACCGAGCACGAGCCCCGCTACAACCGCCGCTCCAAGCACCCCGAGCGGCACACCTGGGTGCGGCTGACCGACGAGCCCTACCCGCGCCTGTCGCTCGTGCGCGATGTGCGCCCCGGCGCCGCGCACATCGGCCCCTTCGGCTCGCGACGCGTCGCGCAGGCCGCCGTCGACGCACTGCACGACGCGCTGCCGCTGCGCCAGTGCTCGCTGCGCCTGGCCGCCGTCTCACGTGCCGCCGGCAGCCCGTGCGCCCTGGCGGGCATGGGCCGGTGCTCGGCGCCGTGCACAGCCGTCGAGTCGCCCGACGCCGCCTACGCCACGGTCGCGCGCGTGGCCGCCGACGTGCTCACCGGCGACCCCTCGCCCGTCGTCCAGGCGCTCGCGGACCGCATCGGACGGCTCGCGGCGCAGGAGCGCTTCGAGGAGGCGGGGCAGGTCACCGAGCGCCTGCGCGCTTACGTCCAGGGCGCGGGGCGCGCCCAGCGGCTGGCGCCGCTCGCCGCGTGCGCCGAACTGGTGGCGGCCCGCCCGGCCCCCGCGGGCCCCGGACAGCTCCCCGGCGCCGACGGCGGGTGGGAGCTCGTCGTCGTGCGCCACGCGCGGCTCGCGGCGACCGCCGTGACCCTGCCGGGGCAGGACCCGCTGCCCGTGGTCGACGCGCTGCGCGCCACGGCCGAGACGGTCGACGCGCCGGTGCCGCCGGCGCCCGCGTGCCATCCCGAGGAGGCGGCGCTCGTCCTGAGCTGGCTGGAGTCCCCGGGTGTGCGGCTCGTGCACACGAGCGCCCCGTGGTCG
- a CDS encoding AMP-dependent synthetase/ligase, producing the protein MDETTSALRIELPRTSNLNDIIGTRLREAPDAVLAEVPRGGRWAPVTVREFDAQVVAVAKGLVAHGVEPGDAVGIMSRTRYEWTLLDFAAWAAGAVPVPIYETSSAEQVQWILTDAAVSVVVAETAANAATVAEVRDQAPALREVLVIDDGAVEALTAAGAQVPDDEIARRRGLATLDDLATIIYTSGTTGRPKGAELTHRNFASLTANTVPEVPEVFADAGGRTLLFLPLAHVFARFIEVLAISSGTVLGHSPDIKNLVDDLGAFHPTYVLAVPRVFEKVYNAAEQSAASGGKLRIFHWAAATAIAYSRSLDTPRGPSPWLRAQHTVSDALVYGKLRAKLGGRARYAVSGGGPLGERLGHFYRGIGLTILEGYGLTESTAPTCVNRPERTKIGTVGAQLPGCAARVAPDGEILLRGHHIFRGYHNNPQATAEAFDGEWFRTGDLGSLDEDGYLRITGRKKEIIVTAGGKNVAPAVLEDRIRAHALVSQCVVVGDNKPFIGALITIDPEGLPGWLTMHGKPELTVAQAMTDPDVLSALDLAVTRANAAVSKAESIRKFTVLPGDFTVENGYLTPSLKVKRALVLKDFADDVERIYAPTADRASLHTA; encoded by the coding sequence ATGGATGAGACCACGAGCGCGCTGCGGATCGAGCTGCCGCGCACCTCGAACCTCAACGACATCATCGGCACGCGCCTGCGCGAGGCGCCTGACGCCGTACTGGCCGAGGTTCCGCGTGGCGGACGCTGGGCGCCGGTCACGGTGCGGGAGTTCGACGCCCAGGTGGTCGCCGTCGCCAAAGGGCTGGTCGCCCACGGCGTCGAGCCCGGCGACGCCGTCGGCATCATGTCGCGCACCCGCTATGAGTGGACGCTGCTCGACTTCGCCGCCTGGGCGGCCGGCGCCGTTCCGGTCCCCATCTACGAGACCTCAAGCGCCGAGCAGGTGCAGTGGATCCTCACGGACGCCGCGGTGAGCGTCGTGGTCGCCGAGACCGCCGCCAACGCCGCGACCGTCGCCGAGGTCCGCGACCAGGCGCCCGCGCTGCGCGAGGTGCTCGTCATCGACGACGGCGCCGTCGAGGCGTTGACCGCGGCGGGCGCGCAGGTGCCCGACGACGAGATCGCCCGCCGTCGTGGCCTCGCCACCCTCGACGACCTGGCGACGATCATCTACACCTCGGGCACCACGGGTCGCCCCAAGGGCGCCGAGCTCACGCACCGCAACTTCGCCTCGCTGACCGCGAACACCGTGCCCGAGGTGCCCGAGGTGTTCGCCGACGCCGGTGGGCGCACGCTGCTCTTCCTGCCGCTCGCGCACGTGTTCGCGCGGTTCATCGAGGTGCTCGCGATCAGCAGCGGCACCGTCCTGGGCCACTCCCCCGACATCAAGAACCTGGTCGACGACCTGGGCGCGTTCCACCCGACCTACGTGCTCGCGGTGCCGCGGGTCTTCGAGAAGGTCTACAACGCCGCCGAGCAGTCCGCCGCGTCGGGCGGCAAGCTGCGGATCTTCCACTGGGCGGCGGCCACCGCGATCGCCTACTCACGCTCGCTCGACACGCCGCGCGGCCCCTCCCCGTGGCTGCGGGCCCAGCACACGGTCTCCGACGCGCTCGTGTACGGCAAGCTGCGCGCCAAGCTCGGCGGACGCGCCCGCTACGCCGTCTCGGGCGGCGGCCCGCTCGGTGAGCGCCTCGGCCACTTCTACCGCGGCATCGGCCTGACGATCCTTGAGGGCTACGGCCTGACCGAGTCGACGGCGCCGACCTGCGTCAACCGGCCCGAGCGGACCAAGATCGGCACGGTCGGCGCGCAACTGCCCGGCTGCGCGGCCCGCGTGGCGCCGGACGGGGAGATCCTGCTGCGCGGGCACCACATCTTCCGCGGCTATCACAACAACCCGCAGGCGACCGCCGAGGCGTTCGACGGCGAGTGGTTCCGCACGGGCGACCTGGGCTCACTCGACGAGGACGGCTACCTGAGGATCACGGGCCGCAAGAAGGAGATCATCGTGACCGCGGGCGGCAAGAACGTCGCCCCCGCCGTGCTCGAGGACCGCATCCGCGCGCACGCCCTGGTCAGCCAGTGCGTCGTCGTCGGCGACAACAAGCCGTTCATCGGCGCGCTGATCACCATCGACCCCGAGGGTCTGCCCGGCTGGCTGACGATGCACGGCAAGCCCGAGCTCACCGTCGCCCAGGCGATGACCGACCCCGACGTGCTCAGCGCGCTCGACCTGGCGGTCACGCGCGCCAACGCCGCGGTCTCCAAGGCCGAGTCGATCCGCAAGTTCACGGTGCTGCCCGGCGACTTCACGGTCGAGAACGGCTACCTGACGCCCTCGCTCAAGGTCAAGCGCGCGCTGGTGCTCAAGGACTTCGCCGACGACGTCGAGCGCATCTACGCCCCGACCGCCGACCGGGCCTCGCTGCACACCGCCTGA
- a CDS encoding ROK family glucokinase — protein MHAIGVDIGGTKIAIGVVDEDGRILAQVRRETDPDDVASIDRAIADACVELGDQYEVGAIGVAAAGFVSADRTTVQFAPNIAWREYPLASKIAALVGPQVPVVVENDANAAGWAEFRFGAGRGASDMLMLTIGTGLGGAVVVGRELVRGRWGVAAEVGHMRVVPGGHYCGCGHEGCWEQYASGSALVRDAKAAVVAQPHLAGRLLDLAGGERKRIKGPHVTKAAQEGDALAVALLAKLGRWIGEGAASVAALLDPEVIVIGGGVAGAGDLLLTPAREGFTAQLSALGHRPVARIELAEQGNEAGMVGAADLARR, from the coding sequence ATGCATGCGATCGGTGTCGACATCGGCGGGACGAAGATCGCGATCGGCGTCGTGGACGAGGACGGGCGCATCCTGGCTCAGGTCCGGCGTGAGACCGACCCCGACGACGTCGCGAGCATCGACCGCGCCATCGCCGACGCCTGCGTCGAGCTCGGCGACCAGTACGAGGTGGGCGCCATCGGGGTCGCCGCCGCGGGCTTTGTCAGCGCGGATCGCACCACCGTGCAGTTCGCCCCCAATATCGCCTGGCGCGAGTACCCGTTGGCGAGCAAGATCGCCGCGCTGGTCGGACCGCAGGTCCCCGTCGTCGTCGAGAACGACGCCAACGCTGCCGGCTGGGCCGAGTTCCGGTTCGGCGCCGGGCGCGGCGCGTCCGACATGCTGATGCTGACGATCGGCACGGGGCTGGGCGGCGCCGTCGTCGTCGGCCGTGAGCTGGTGCGCGGACGCTGGGGTGTGGCGGCTGAGGTCGGCCACATGCGCGTCGTGCCGGGCGGGCACTACTGCGGGTGCGGGCACGAGGGCTGCTGGGAGCAGTACGCCTCGGGCAGTGCGCTCGTCCGCGACGCCAAGGCGGCCGTGGTCGCCCAGCCGCACCTGGCCGGGCGCCTGCTCGACCTCGCCGGCGGCGAGCGCAAGAGGATCAAGGGACCGCACGTGACCAAGGCCGCCCAGGAGGGCGACGCGCTCGCGGTCGCGCTGCTGGCCAAGCTCGGCCGGTGGATCGGCGAGGGCGCGGCGTCCGTCGCCGCGCTGCTCGACCCCGAGGTCATCGTCATCGGCGGCGGGGTCGCCGGAGCCGGCGACCTGCTGCTGACGCCCGCGCGTGAGGGCTTCACGGCGCAGCTGTCGGCCCTCGGGCACCGGCCCGTGGCGCGCATCGAGCTGGCCGAGCAGGGCAACGAGGCGGGCATGGTCGGCGCGGCGGACCTCGCCAGGCGCTGA
- a CDS encoding lysophospholipid acyltransferase family protein → MFYWLMRHVVAGPLLKLYFRPWTRGLENVPSDGPAILASNHLAVIDSFVLPLVLDRQVQFLGKSDYFTGAGLKGRLVAGFMRGVGTIPVDRAGGKASEAALRTGLRVLDQGGLFGIYPEGTRSPDGRLYRGKTGVARLALESGAPVVPVAMVGTDVAQPLGRVIPKSMPIGIVIGEPLDFSRYQGMENDRFVLRAVADEIVYAILGLSEQEYVDVYAATAKARIATERAAERRAAEQAQAAQRAQERGPEQVAEGDGATAGD, encoded by the coding sequence TTGTTCTACTGGCTCATGAGGCACGTCGTGGCCGGGCCCCTGCTCAAGCTGTACTTCCGCCCGTGGACCAGGGGTCTGGAGAACGTGCCCAGCGACGGTCCGGCGATCCTCGCGTCCAACCACCTGGCGGTCATCGACTCGTTCGTGCTGCCGCTGGTGCTCGACCGGCAGGTCCAGTTCCTCGGCAAGTCCGACTACTTCACGGGCGCCGGGCTCAAGGGGCGGCTCGTGGCGGGCTTCATGCGCGGCGTCGGGACGATCCCCGTCGACCGTGCGGGCGGCAAGGCCAGCGAGGCCGCACTGCGCACCGGCCTGCGCGTGCTCGACCAGGGCGGCCTGTTCGGCATCTACCCCGAGGGGACGCGCAGCCCGGACGGGCGCCTGTACCGCGGCAAGACGGGCGTCGCGCGCCTCGCGCTCGAGTCGGGCGCGCCCGTGGTGCCCGTGGCCATGGTCGGCACCGACGTCGCCCAGCCGCTCGGGCGGGTGATCCCCAAGTCGATGCCCATCGGGATCGTCATCGGCGAGCCGCTCGACTTCTCGCGCTACCAGGGCATGGAGAACGACCGCTTCGTGCTGCGCGCGGTCGCCGACGAGATCGTCTACGCGATTCTGGGCCTGTCCGAGCAGGAGTACGTCGACGTCTACGCGGCCACGGCCAAGGCGCGTATCGCCACCGAGCGGGCGGCCGAGCGGCGCGCGGCCGAGCAGGCCCAAGCGGCGCAGCGCGCCCAGGAGCGCGGGCCCGAGCAGGTGGCGGAGGGCGACGGCGCGACCGCGGGGGACTGA
- a CDS encoding pyrophosphate--fructose-6-phosphate 1-phosphotransferase — MAVRRVALLTAGGFAPCLSSAVGGLIERYNELDPSIEIIAYQHGYHGLLTGNKIVIDAEGRKQAGILHRFGGSPIGNSRVKLTNVADAVKRGLVKEGENPLTVAAEQLKADGVDVLHTIGGDDTNTTAADLAAYLHENGYELTVVGLPKTIDNDVVPIRQSLGAWTSAEQTAIFGENIIGEHRSGPRMLIVHEVMGRHCGWLTAASAAAYRKRLDAKEFAPALGLTRERWDIHAVFLPELAIDIDAEAARLKAVMDEQGNVNIWLSEGAGMHEIVEQLEAAGTPPARDPFGHVRLDEINPGQWFAKQFAQKLGAEKVMVQKSGYYSRAAAANAEDLRLIKSMTDLAVECALRGEPGVIGHDEEDGDRLKAIAFPRIAGGKAFDVTQEWFTDLLREIGQPLRPAAPAAH; from the coding sequence ATGGCTGTTCGTCGCGTGGCCCTGCTCACGGCCGGCGGCTTCGCCCCGTGCCTCTCGTCCGCCGTCGGCGGGCTCATCGAGCGGTACAACGAGCTCGACCCGTCGATTGAGATCATCGCCTACCAGCACGGCTACCACGGTCTGCTGACCGGCAACAAGATCGTCATCGACGCCGAGGGCCGCAAGCAGGCGGGCATCCTGCACCGGTTCGGCGGCTCGCCGATCGGCAACTCGCGCGTCAAGCTCACCAACGTGGCCGACGCCGTCAAGCGCGGCCTGGTCAAGGAGGGCGAGAACCCGCTGACCGTCGCCGCCGAGCAGCTCAAGGCCGACGGCGTCGACGTCCTGCACACCATCGGTGGCGACGACACCAACACCACGGCCGCCGACCTGGCCGCCTACCTGCACGAGAACGGCTACGAGCTGACCGTCGTCGGCCTGCCGAAGACGATCGACAACGACGTGGTGCCGATCCGCCAGTCGCTCGGCGCGTGGACGTCGGCCGAGCAGACCGCCATCTTCGGCGAGAACATCATCGGCGAGCACCGCTCGGGCCCGCGCATGCTCATCGTGCACGAGGTCATGGGCCGGCACTGCGGGTGGCTGACCGCCGCCTCGGCCGCCGCATACCGCAAGCGCCTGGACGCCAAGGAGTTCGCCCCCGCGCTCGGCCTGACGCGCGAGCGCTGGGACATCCACGCGGTGTTCCTGCCCGAGCTGGCGATCGACATCGACGCCGAGGCCGCGCGCCTCAAGGCCGTGATGGACGAGCAGGGCAACGTCAACATCTGGCTGTCCGAGGGCGCCGGCATGCACGAGATCGTCGAGCAGCTCGAGGCCGCCGGCACGCCGCCGGCCCGCGACCCGTTCGGCCACGTGCGCCTCGACGAGATCAACCCGGGCCAGTGGTTCGCCAAGCAGTTCGCGCAGAAGCTGGGCGCCGAGAAGGTCATGGTCCAGAAGTCGGGCTACTACTCGCGCGCCGCGGCCGCCAACGCCGAGGACCTGCGCCTGATCAAGTCGATGACCGACCTCGCGGTCGAGTGCGCCCTGCGCGGCGAGCCCGGCGTCATCGGCCACGACGAGGAGGACGGCGACCGCCTCAAGGCGATCGCGTTCCCGCGCATCGCCGGAGGCAAGGCGTTCGACGTCACCCAGGAGTGGTTCACCGACCTGCTTCGCGAGATCGGTCAGCCGCTGCGCCCGGCCGCGCCCGCCGCGCACTGA
- a CDS encoding class II 3-deoxy-7-phosphoheptulonate synthase, which translates to MARELDAFRRLPALQQPVWPDRAALEAVATRLGEAAPLVLPADADTLRSRLAAAGRGEAFVLQGGDCAEIFAEASATRIRNKIRTILQMAVILTHGASTPVVKIGRLAGQYAKPRSSDDETRDGVTLPAYRGDMINGFEFTPQARTPDPRRLEQAYRISAATANVVRAFTQGGYADLRQVHEWNRGFMRNPAYARYERTAAEIDRAIRFMQACGADFDALRTVELYLSHEALVLDYERALTRVDSRTGHAYDTSAHFLWIGERTRQLEGAHVDFLARVANPIGVKLGPTTTPDDALALAARINPDNLPGRLTFVARMGAGKVRDVLPGLVEKVTAAGVSVTWVTDPMHGNTITSGTGYKTRRFADVLDEVQGFFEVHRALGTVPGGLHMELTGDDVTEVLGGAEAIDEAGLARRYETLVDPRLNHQQSLETAFLVAEMLRAR; encoded by the coding sequence ATGGCGCGCGAGCTCGACGCGTTTCGGCGGTTGCCGGCGCTGCAGCAGCCGGTCTGGCCCGACCGCGCCGCGCTCGAGGCCGTGGCCACACGCCTGGGCGAGGCGGCGCCGCTGGTGCTGCCGGCCGATGCCGACACGCTGCGCTCGCGCCTGGCGGCCGCCGGGCGCGGCGAGGCCTTCGTGCTCCAAGGCGGCGACTGCGCGGAGATCTTCGCCGAGGCGAGCGCCACAAGGATCCGCAACAAGATCCGCACCATCCTGCAGATGGCGGTCATCCTCACGCACGGCGCCTCGACGCCCGTGGTCAAGATCGGCCGTCTGGCGGGCCAGTACGCCAAGCCGCGCTCGTCGGACGACGAGACGCGTGACGGCGTGACGCTGCCCGCCTACCGCGGCGACATGATCAACGGGTTCGAGTTCACGCCGCAGGCGCGCACGCCCGACCCGCGCCGACTCGAGCAGGCCTATCGCATCTCGGCCGCCACGGCCAACGTGGTGCGGGCGTTCACGCAGGGCGGGTACGCCGACCTGCGCCAGGTGCACGAGTGGAACCGCGGGTTCATGCGCAACCCCGCCTACGCGCGCTACGAGCGCACTGCCGCCGAGATCGACCGCGCCATCCGGTTCATGCAGGCCTGCGGCGCCGACTTCGACGCGCTGCGCACGGTCGAGCTGTACCTGTCGCACGAGGCGCTCGTGCTCGACTACGAGCGGGCGCTGACCCGCGTGGACTCACGCACGGGCCACGCCTACGACACCAGCGCGCACTTCCTGTGGATCGGGGAGCGCACGCGCCAGCTCGAGGGCGCGCACGTCGACTTCCTTGCGCGCGTCGCCAACCCGATCGGCGTCAAGCTCGGCCCGACGACGACTCCCGACGACGCGCTCGCGCTCGCCGCGCGCATCAACCCCGACAACCTGCCGGGCCGGCTCACGTTCGTCGCCCGGATGGGCGCGGGCAAGGTCCGCGACGTGCTGCCCGGCCTGGTCGAGAAGGTCACGGCGGCGGGCGTGTCGGTCACCTGGGTCACCGACCCCATGCACGGCAACACCATCACGTCGGGCACGGGCTACAAGACGCGGCGTTTCGCCGACGTCCTGGACGAGGTGCAGGGCTTCTTCGAGGTGCACCGGGCGCTGGGCACAGTGCCGGGGGGACTGCACATGGAGCTGACCGGCGACGACGTCACCGAGGTGCTCGGCGGCGCCGAGGCGATCGACGAGGCGGGCCTGGCGCGACGGTACGAGACCCTGGTCGACCCGCGGCTCAACCACCAGCAGTCGCTCGAGACGGCGTTCCTGGTGGCGGAGATGTTGCGCGCGCGCTGA
- the pknB gene encoding Stk1 family PASTA domain-containing Ser/Thr kinase: MAIVTTDPLIGRLIGGRYEIRARIARGGMATVYLAVDRRLDRDVALKVMHPHLADGVDGAAFVSRFRREARAAARLTHPGVVAVYDQGLDGETSYLTMEYVPGSNLRRELRAEGTLTLARTFDLLEQVLAALAAAHAKGLVHRDIKPENVLITAGHGHHADTAGHVKVADFGLARAVTEVTSTTTGTILGTVAYLAPEVIATGACDARTDVYAVGVLAYEMLTGTLPHDGATPIQVAFQHVHDDVAPPSQRAPWLPADVDDLVAVFTARDPGARPVDAATALELLRSARVRVEATQPDALARRAEPPEGFTRPDEAASDESDAPGDGAEPDDGRGADALDAIPLAGALTLPPPAPTPAGVDAWFPGEEGDGAATERLVEQPTTRVATAGHPTAPAVTAPDAPARRRRWPRVVGWTLTLAIVLGGSGYGAWWWFQDGPGAWTTVPSGLDDATLDAATAVLTSHGLAVSTTTQHDDTVPEGSVVSTQPGEGERVRKDGSVDLVVSLGIRMVAVPEGLVGAAQSDAEAALRSAGLGVGEARQEWSDDVPAGQVLAASHEPAEQVPHTTVVTLTVSGGPAPVTVTQQVGRDRDDARAALEDLGFRVEFTPDEASETVPAGRIIRQSPESGAPAHRLDTVMLTASSGPPIVEVPDVVGKPTAEAQRALGDAGFEVRVTRYLGGLLDRVRFQDTTGTAPKGSTVTITVF, translated from the coding sequence GTGGCCATCGTGACGACCGACCCCCTGATCGGCCGCCTGATCGGCGGACGGTACGAGATCCGTGCGCGCATCGCGCGCGGCGGCATGGCCACCGTCTACCTCGCGGTGGACCGCCGCCTCGACCGCGACGTCGCGCTCAAGGTCATGCACCCACACCTGGCCGACGGCGTCGACGGCGCGGCGTTCGTCTCGCGCTTTCGCCGTGAGGCGCGCGCCGCCGCGCGCCTGACGCACCCGGGCGTCGTCGCCGTCTATGACCAGGGGCTCGACGGCGAGACCAGCTACCTGACGATGGAGTACGTCCCGGGCAGCAACCTGCGGCGCGAGCTGCGCGCGGAGGGCACACTGACCCTGGCGCGCACGTTCGACCTGCTCGAACAGGTGCTCGCGGCGCTCGCCGCCGCGCACGCCAAGGGCCTGGTCCACCGTGACATCAAGCCGGAGAACGTCCTGATCACGGCCGGGCACGGCCACCACGCCGACACCGCGGGCCACGTCAAGGTGGCCGACTTCGGGCTCGCGCGCGCCGTCACCGAGGTCACGAGCACGACCACCGGCACCATCCTCGGCACGGTCGCCTACCTCGCGCCCGAGGTGATCGCGACCGGGGCGTGCGACGCGCGCACCGACGTCTACGCCGTCGGCGTCCTCGCCTACGAGATGCTCACGGGCACGCTCCCCCACGACGGCGCCACACCCATCCAGGTCGCCTTCCAGCACGTGCACGACGACGTCGCCCCGCCGAGCCAGCGCGCGCCCTGGCTGCCCGCCGACGTCGACGACCTCGTGGCCGTCTTCACCGCCCGTGACCCCGGCGCCCGCCCCGTGGACGCCGCGACGGCGCTCGAACTGCTGCGCTCGGCGCGCGTGCGGGTCGAGGCGACGCAGCCGGACGCCCTCGCCCGACGTGCCGAGCCGCCGGAGGGCTTCACCCGCCCGGACGAGGCCGCGTCCGACGAGTCAGACGCGCCCGGGGACGGCGCCGAGCCCGACGACGGGCGCGGGGCCGACGCGCTCGACGCGATCCCGCTCGCCGGAGCGCTCACGCTCCCCCCGCCCGCCCCGACGCCTGCGGGCGTCGACGCCTGGTTCCCCGGCGAGGAGGGCGACGGCGCCGCGACCGAGCGCCTCGTCGAGCAGCCGACCACCCGCGTCGCCACCGCGGGCCACCCGACAGCCCCGGCCGTCACGGCGCCGGACGCACCGGCGCGCCGGCGCCGCTGGCCGCGTGTCGTGGGCTGGACGCTCACGCTCGCGATCGTGCTCGGCGGATCCGGGTACGGCGCCTGGTGGTGGTTCCAGGACGGGCCGGGCGCCTGGACGACCGTGCCGAGCGGGCTCGACGACGCCACGCTCGACGCCGCGACGGCCGTGCTCACCTCGCACGGCCTCGCGGTCTCGACGACCACGCAGCACGACGACACCGTCCCGGAGGGTTCGGTCGTCTCGACCCAGCCCGGCGAGGGCGAGCGCGTGCGCAAGGACGGGTCGGTCGACCTCGTGGTCTCGCTCGGGATCCGCATGGTGGCCGTGCCGGAGGGTCTGGTGGGCGCCGCGCAGTCCGACGCCGAGGCGGCGCTGCGCAGCGCCGGGCTCGGCGTCGGCGAGGCTCGTCAGGAGTGGAGTGACGACGTCCCCGCCGGCCAGGTCCTCGCGGCCTCGCACGAGCCCGCCGAGCAGGTGCCGCACACCACCGTCGTCACCCTCACCGTCTCGGGCGGCCCCGCCCCGGTGACGGTGACCCAGCAGGTCGGACGCGACCGGGACGACGCGCGAGCCGCGCTCGAGGACCTCGGGTTCCGTGTCGAGTTCACGCCCGACGAGGCCTCTGAGACCGTGCCGGCCGGGCGCATCATCCGCCAGTCGCCCGAGAGTGGCGCGCCCGCCCACCGCCTCGACACGGTCATGCTGACAGCGTCCTCCGGCCCGCCGATCGTCGAGGTCCCCGACGTCGTCGGCAAGCCCACGGCCGAGGCGCAGCGGGCGTTGGGCGACGCCGGGTTCGAGGTACGGGTCACCCGCTATCTCGGCGGTCTGCTCGACCGGGTCCGGTTCCAGGACACGACCGGCACGGCCCCCAAGGGGTCGACCGTCACGATCACCGTCTTCTGA
- a CDS encoding Rv2175c family DNA-binding protein translates to MSTDLDALIPSWLTLPDLAERLGVQFPRVRALVRDRAVVGVKRGERAAFQVPEAFLVPAEDGGEEVIATLRGTVVVLGDQGLSDEEILEWLFTPEPSLRVAPVEALRAGRRAEVRRVAQTLV, encoded by the coding sequence GTGAGCACCGACCTCGACGCCCTCATCCCGAGCTGGCTGACCCTTCCCGACCTCGCCGAGCGCCTCGGCGTCCAGTTCCCCCGGGTGCGCGCGCTGGTGCGCGACCGGGCTGTGGTCGGCGTCAAGCGCGGTGAGCGCGCCGCGTTCCAGGTTCCCGAGGCCTTCCTCGTGCCGGCCGAGGACGGTGGCGAGGAGGTCATCGCGACGCTGCGCGGCACCGTCGTGGTGCTCGGCGACCAAGGGCTGAGCGACGAGGAGATCCTCGAGTGGCTGTTCACGCCCGAGCCGTCGCTGCGTGTGGCGCCGGTCGAGGCGCTGCGCGCCGGGCGCCGGGCCGAGGTGCGCAGGGTGGCCCAGACCCTCGTGTGA